One stretch of Chelonia mydas isolate rCheMyd1 chromosome 21, rCheMyd1.pri.v2, whole genome shotgun sequence DNA includes these proteins:
- the KISS1 gene encoding metastasis-suppressor KiSS-1, which produces MASSGHVAGDLWLHHPLQEFFPSHLWISGSFGKYSTAEQGLGQPGMNPLSSMLLLLFFSNAPFGEPTERYLPLWSPRHTGDHFKHLASPAHWDQAIPCSESKPSPGKAEPKPVPPLLCKPQEESQAQLGQGIHPARSRAVSVPQGSPPMEQEKDLSAYNWNSFGLRYGKRQAAIGEAKSSHRA; this is translated from the exons ATGGCCTCTTCTGGGCATGTTGCTGGAGACCTATGGCTTCATCACCCTCTTCAG GAATTTTTTCCCAGTCATCTTTGGATTTCTGGGAGCTTTGGGAAATATTCCACTGCTGAGCAAG GTCTGGGCCAGCCCGGGATGAATCCCTTGAGCTCCATGCTCCTGCTTCTCTTCTTCTCCAATGCTCCGTTCGGGGAACCCACAGAAAGATATCTCCCCCTCTGGAGCCCTCGACACACAG GTGACCATTTCAAACACCTGGCCAGCCCGGCCCACTGGGATCAAGCCATTCCTTGCTCAGAAAGCaagcccagccctgggaaggcagAACCGAAACCCGTGCCGCCCCTGCTGTGCAAGCCTCAGGAGGAGAGCCAGGCCCAGCTGGGGCAAGGGATCCATCCGGCCAGGAGCAGAGCCGTCTCTGTCCCCCAGGGCTCGCCGCCCATGGAGCAGGAGAAGGATCTCTCCGCCTACAACTGGAACTCATTCGGCTTGAGATATGGCAAGAGGCAAGCGGCCATCGGGGAAGCCAAG TCCTcgcacagggcctga